CTCGCGCAGCCGAGCGCCCAGGCCGTAGTTCCCGGGGGCGGGCAGGCGCTGCGGGCTCCCCGGCTCCCCGCCTTCCCCTGCACCCGAGCGGGCCATGCGCCCGGGCTAGAGCGTAGCCGCCGGCATGCCGCTCCCGCTGCTGCTCGCCGTGCTCTGCCTCGCCGCCTGCCCGGCCCCCGCGCGCGCCTGCCAGCTGCCGTCGGAGTGGCGACCCCTGAGCGAGGGCTGCCGAGCCGAGCTGGCCGAGACCATCGTGTATGCCAAGGTGCTGGCGCTGCACCCTGAGGTGCCCGGCCTCTACAACTACCTGCCGTGGCAGTACCAAGCTGGAGAGGGAGGGCTCTTCTATTCCGCCGAGGTGGAGATGCTGTGTGACCAGGCGTGGGGCAGTATGCTGGAGGTGCCCGCCGGCTCCCGGCTCAATCTTACAGGTCTGGGCTACTTCTCCTGTCACTCCCACACGGTGGTCCAGGACTACTCCTATTTCTTCTTTGTCAGGTGAGCCTGGCCCCTCTGCGGGCTACCTGAAGCAGGTCAGGAGCGCCCGGGGCCCTCTTTTTTGCCAAAGTAGAACATACCCTAGACTCTTTGCATTCTCTCTTGCTGTGTGACCACCCTTGGCTGAGGATGAGATTCAGAGACAATTTTGGAGTCCTGTCCACAGAAGGGTGCTAAACGCAAAAAGGTTAAAGTGGCCTTGTTTATGAgatggggttttgttgtttttttcaccccggtgatcttcctgcctcagcttctgagtgctgggatttaccgGCTCATGCTACCACACACATCTCTAAAAGTGCTTTCCAACAGTCCATTTGATGTATTGAGGAAGTTGGCCTTTGGAATCATTTGTTGGGattctggctttgaacttctcaAGTGTGAGTTTTGAGCCAAACACTTCTCTCAGAGTCCAACTCTCACGCGTTCCCCTCCAGCAATTCCCATCtggctgaaagagagagagagacacggatACTGATGGGAGCACCTGAAGCTCCCCGGGGAAGTCCTGTTGTTTAACGTGCACCCGCTTAACGTGCACCCGCTCCCTCTTTTCTACCCACTTCAGTGCCAGAAGGCAGCCTTGCTGCCTTGTTCCTCTCGCATACCGCCTGCCAGGTAGTTCACATTAGCAGGGCTTTAGGGGAAAGGTAAAAACTTCAGGTCACTGCTTTGAAGAGTGCAGAGGGACACCAGGCAGGTGGTCCCTTGTAAACAATATCAATCTTGTGAAGTTCCACGGAGGTTGGCCTAAAATCAGCAGGAAATGTATATCCCCAAATTCAGTTCATTTTTATTGACTACCGAATTTTACCTAAATCGCAGGTAGAAAACAACAGGTGGCTCCTCAAGTTCATGGTTATAAATCAGTTAAGATGGGTATAGAACAATGGCGAGAGACACGGGCATAGAATCTTAGCCAGGTTTTTGAACAGTTGGGGACTCAATCCAAAGCTGTATGATCAGCGATTGTCGCAGTTTTGCCAATTGTAAAACAGCACCAAGGCTCCAGGGAATGATTCGTTTTGGAgtctctgagaaagaaaacaataagttCCGCAGAGGGATGTCCTGAAGCTCGGCACATGTGCTTTCCATATTGAAGGCAGGCTAAGTTTAGAATGCGTGTTCTGCTTTGTGTTGGCTTGAGGAGCTTAGCCAGattaggttgattttttttttaattgtctggaAAGTATAGTTTCTCAATaaagtcagccagggctgtgtgagCGCCTCTCTTGATCCAGAAATCCAACTCagtcttttcatgtttttatttaggGAAAGCACTGAGAGCCCAACTATACCACAACTTGACAGTGCTTTATTTTCCACTGGATAAAAAGCTCAAGAACTGACTAGACAATGTTggattttttgcctttttttttttctttttaaatcacaaagTGGTCCGGCTGGCAAATGGGAAGGAATGGAGCGTTTATTTCTGCTCATCTCAGAGGGCTCATTCCTTTCCTGTGTGGTTCTGTACACTTGAGCagatggctgtggtggtgcatgggCGAAGGCTGTTCACCTCAcggcaaacaggaagcagagaaggaataCAGGAAGGGGCTGTGGTAGGATGTAGATCCAAAGACATCCATCCTCCCAGTGACTTATTTCCTTTGGAAACTTCCGCAGCCTCCCACCCTAGTTGGGTACCAAGGTTGAGCACATGAAACTGAGAGAAGGGGGAACATTCCAAATTCAAACTGGAGAGCTTGGGTTAAAattctcactcccccccccccccgatttctatttctttctttctttctttttaaattttatttccttttttggttaagtttgctttatttatttatttatttatttatttatttatcttttatatatgagtgttttgcatatatgcctacatgccagaagagggcacaagatctcattacagatggttgtgagctgcatgtgggtgctgggaattgaactcgggacctctggaagaacagccagtgctcttaacccctgaactaTCTCCCCATCCCTGATTTCTATTTCTAGCAAGCACTTTATACCAGAGCATGTAAAAACATTGACTGCTATTTGTATACTCGCATGCACTCTGTGCCAAGTGCTtcattctatttgtgtgtgttgggtgagtgtatatgtgtatgtggtacatGCATAGGAATGTGTGAacatgcagagatcagaggaagATGTTGTTGTCTTCCTCTATCGCCCTCCACTTTATTgccttgagtcagggtctctcattgacctgggaGCTCACTGTTTGGGCTAGGCTGGGGTAGTAGGTTCTCAGGAGCTGCCTGTCCCTGCCATCCAGTGTTGATGTTACTGGCAAGAACAGCCATGATTACctttttgtgtgggtgctaggaattcaGTTTTGGGTCCTCACACTTGACTAggaagtgcccttacccactgagccacatctccagccctgtttaCATTTTTCCAGTGCAGCCCCCATGGTAATACCAGGAAAGTAGGCTCTACTATAATCCTCTTGTAGCAGACTGGAAGACGATGGTACTTAAAGAAGAAACTTTGAGACTTGACTTTAACAGTGAGACTTGAATCCAGGTCACATTACAACTGGCTGCCCTCTCACCAGGAGAAAGAAAGTCCTGGGGGACTTGGGAAATAGACACAGACATGAATGCgcatctcttccttcccctctgtgTAGACTCTGTGCTTAAGAAGACCTTAAGGTTAGACTCAAGTAATGAGAAGTGGAAAACAGAAATGCTAACTGTGGGGTCTCTTCCTTGGAACCATCGCAGATTTCATGAGGAAATTAGCAAGATCATCTCTGTCCTTTGCAAACTGGACTGAAGCTGACCCACCTCCAATAACCTCCCTTGTCTCTCTGCTTTAACCCTACCCCCTTAGGATGGATGAAAATTACAATCTCTTGCCTCATGGAGTCAATTTCCAAGATGCCATCTTCCCagacacacaagaaaacagaaggatgTTTTCCAGCCTCTTCCAGTTTGCTAATTGCTCCCAAGGGCAGCAGCTGACCTTCTCGAGCGACTGGGAGATCCAGGAAGACAACAGGGTAAGAGCAGGCTGGAGCCTGCGCCTCAGCAAAACAGGAGTGTAGCCATATCTTCCAGGAACGTCATGAGCAATGGTGTTGAGAGTCCTCTCCAAATTATGCATCCTTCATCTCCCTCACGGCCGAGAGAGAATGGTGTTCTTAGGCTTGGATGCCTGGAGTTTAGTGTGTTGATAAGGAGTTCTTCACAAAGTAGGAGCAAGATGGGAAGGAGGTACATGTGTCTCAGGTTCTCCTTATGTAGAAGGGAGACGGAAGTCACACCCATATTGcactcattttatttaaatatgcaaatctCTTGGCATAGTGCTCAAGAGTAAATGTTCAATGCCTGTAAGCTATGCTGCTCTAAGGCAATGGTGgttaacctgtgggtcatgacccctttgggggtcacatatcagatatccagtatatcagatatttatattactattcataagagtagcaaaattacagttagggaggaccagtgaaataattttatggttgggggtcaccctaacgtgaggaactatattaaagggtcactgtaatgaattaagtaaaatgctgcaggttccccagtggctgcagcgggcagcaggccatgagatcACACTGTAGGTCCCTGAGTGGGGGCAGGCTGCAGGTCCCAatagcagccagtcctaggcagggacaGTGCagttcccaagtggctgcagtgggccacgagAGGCAGCGAGTCCCACGAGGAGAatcagacagatgggcacaccacgagaccacaccacaggtctctgaaggcggTTGGTCCCCTGCAGGGAGCCACgcggcaggtgagagacagagatgtggatgggcacaccatgcagagtgaggctggatatttatttagtgggttatggaagggaaggagagaagaggtaaggcaaaaagggggaaagagtagggagaaacacacagagagagatggggggggcaAAGGGGAGAAGTAAGGAAAATGGAgcgaggcagaagctgcctcttgaggggagaggcagaaaagagaagggactcaggctggaagctgaagatcagcttgcctctgcagatggaggaggaagtgggtttGGCttgtcttaaagggacagagcagtcCATTACAGTCATaccattaggaaagttgagaaccactgctctaaagaattgtcttggaagaaaaggaaaagaaataagagatttCTCCCAGAGCTAACATTCCatgcttaaatttttcttttggatttattttatgcttgtgGATTTTTtggcctgagtgtatgtatgtacatcacacacatgctTTGTGCCTGGGGAAGTTGGAAGAGGTTGTTGATCCTCAGGatttggagttatggatggttgtgagctgccatgttggcccttgggatcaaacccaggtcctctggaagagcagcaagagctcttccttgctgagccacctctccagcccccatgagtTTTAAACTCTGTGATTTTAAAAGTGATATTCCCTTTAAGACTTACAGGGTAGACCAAGTGGCTGTAGTAAAGGTTAAGATTGCTTTGAGTGtggaaatataaagaaatcttCCAATCTGAGCTAAATGCCAGTTAGGGGGACATTTTAGGGCTTATCACTTTCCCCAAACAATGGCAGTACCACAATGATGCAGATAAGATAGAAAGATTAAGTCAGATCAGGCCTGTGTGCTGCTGGTCCATCACTCTCTATCCAAAATAGATTTGCAGTTAAGTGACCGACTACCAGAGACAGGTCTGATGTGGGTGTCAAATCAAGCAGTGACCCTATTTTATGGTTTAAAGAATCACCTTGGTTGTATCTGgtggctccttcctttctctttgtatgTAGAGGGTTTGAGAGGTGTTATTTGTCTTTGCTGGTGACTTAGTCTAGGGTAGCTGCCTTGTTCTATGAACATCATCGTCTTCAATCCCAGGTCCCTGGAACCCAGAGGGTTCTCTTACAGAGATGTTCCTGTGAAAGGAAGGTTGTCCAGACAAAAGTTATAAATTCATTTGTTCCCATTGTCAAGAGCTTCCTGCCTGAGATCTCTCCTGCAGTTTAGGGTCTCCTTGCCTGTCTTCCCCACTTTCTGAGACTTTGCCCTACGTTTTGTTACAGCACTGTACTGAGAACTTGCTTcgtttccttctcttcccctcttccctgtttgtgtgtgcagatacATGTGTGTACTGATgcatttgcatatgtgtatgcagatacatggaagccagaagatttCTGGTTTTGTTCCTTGGGCCCAGTGTTAGTTTTCTCTTGATATGTTGATACACCATTACTGAGgcaatttacaaaagaaagcttttaatgaAGCTTCTGGTTCTGGAGGGTTAGAGACAAAGGCATGGTGGGAAGAACAACTGATGGTTATCTTGATACAAAAGCAGGAGACTGAGAGAACTGGAGATGGTGCCAGTCTTTTGAACCCTCCAAGCCTACCCCTAGTGATAAACTTCctccaaaaaaaccacacctCTTGATCCTTTAAACCATtcccaccagctgggaaccaagtattcaaacacgtGAGCCAGTGGGGAAtcattctcattgaaaccacTGTGGGTACCATCTTCTGGGCTCCTTTATTTTCAGACAAGGGTCTATTATTGATCTGGATGTCACCCAGCAGGCTAGGtcggctggccagccagccccaaAGGTTCCTGCCATCTCTGCCTCTACTGTGCTGGGATAGagggctgtgccaccatgcctggcttttttatgtgggttcttggggatAGAATTTGGGTCTTCCTGTGTTCATAAacaccttaccaactgagctctctCTAGTCCTGTTTGCCTGTGTGCGCgcgagtgtatgtgcatgtgtgtgcacgtatgtatgCTTGAAAGTCTTGCTTTGTTTGTCTTCTGCATTATTCACTTGAGACGgcatctctcattgaacttggaattagactggcagccagcaagtcTGGATGATCTTCCTATATCTGCCCTCCACAGCACTGGGAGTTAGGGATTTGCGTGACCCTGCTTAGTTGCTTACACCGGTATTggagattcgaactcaggtcctcatgcatatGAACAAGGTcttttacccatggagccatctccagcccttgcttctcccttcctgtctttaCTGTTCTCTCTCCACATTGCATTGGATGCAGTACATCACAGCCTCAGAATCCCAAACTTGAGTTTCACCTAGTCGATCGGGAATGTAATCAGTTTAGTTCCGGCTTATTTTGTGGGAGCTTTGCATATGTATAGAACCCACAATAGCACTAGATTTATGTCAAGAGATCAAATACTCTTCCAAAAACAGCTTAAGGGGCTTAGCCCTAACCCTCTTCAGCTGCATAACTTATTAGTCCTTTGCTCACATTTGTTTGGAATTACAGTTTCCAGCATTAGAAGGGGAGACGAGAACAATAGGACCATGGGGAGTGATGTCAGTGTGGAGCAGGCTTGTTTCCATGGGTCGGATGCTGATCTTGGAGAGGctgctttttctctttagttACCCTGGCCTCTTGGGTAATGGCGTGTGGGGGTGCTGGACACATGGATGAAGTCTCAAaatctaaagtgtgtgtgtgggggtgataATCATCCCAGAATGCCGTTCTGATGGGTAGTAAATTTAAAGGTTTGATTTGGGGCACTCTCAATTTCCCAGACCCGTTCCTTCATTCCATTTTCACTCCCTGCCCTCTTTGAAAGGGACCACAtcagattatctatctatctatctatctatctatctatctatctatctatctatctatctatctatctatctacctatctatctatctatctatctatctatctatctatctatcatctgtctatctatctatcatctatctatctatctNNNNNNNNNNNNNNNNNNNNNNNNNNNNNNNNNNNNNNNNNNNNNNNNNNNNNNNNNNNNNNNNNNNNNNNNNNNNNNNNNNNNNNNNNNNNNNNNNNNNNNNTCTCACGTTGTGGATCCTCTGACTGATCTTTAACTTGCCCTATAGCCCAGGAAGTCTCAAATTCTCAGTCCTCCCAggtcagcctcctaagtgctggagttgaaagcatgtgccaccatccccaACAGCTCATTCTTTTAATGTTTAAccttagggctggggagatggctgtgtgagcaaaagcacttgctgcctgTTGTGAGCATGCTAGCCAGAGGCACCGAGGAACATGTTTGTGTCTTTCTACAATGTCACAGTTTACTGGGAGCAATACATTCTCAAGGCCCAGAGGTTGCAATGACAGCAACTTGAAAGATTATCCTGGTGATCTGGCTGAGATAAATGTAGGTTCTTTTATTCCGATCTTAGTTAACGCCCACATCACACACAATaagtatatatgcacatgtgtagtTTACAGAAAGGATACAAGCTAAAGAGGCCGCTGGAGAGTACGAAAATTACGAAAAGCTTCAAAAGTTGGAAGAGTCTATATTGATGAAATGCAAGCCAGATCAGTTGGGAGGTGGCTGAAGTCAGGGTTGGAGAGCAAGGCTACAGAGTTCACTTCAGTTGTGACAACCTGAACCCAGGTCCAAGAGTAGGAAACGGCATTAACCTAATTTGTAATTTGGTTTATATTGCTGCAGTAaagatcatgaccaaaagcaacttggaggggAAAGTGTATATTTCATCCTATAGCTCACAGTTCATTAtgaagagaagtcaaggcaggaacctggaggcaggaactgcagcagaggccacagaggaggaaTGATGCTCACTGCCGTGCTCCCCATGGCTTATTCATCCTGATCTCTTTAACTACTCAAGACCACCTACTCCAGTGTGGCTTTCCCCCACGGTGGCCTGGGCCCTCCTTCATCAATCACGAATCAAGAGAATACCTCACAGACCTGCCTGTAGGCAATCTGTTCATGGCATATTCTAAATGAAGGTTCTTTTTATCTAAATGACTCGaatttgtggcaagttgacaagAACCAACATGGCTGTTTCAGGTTCAGGTTCACATGGGTGTGGAGGTGCAGGCAGTTGAGTCAACAGAGGGGACCCTAGTGGAGCCGAAGCTCCAGAGACAGCTGGGGAGTTCTCTGCTTGTTGATCCTCCATGTACATACTAGTTAGTCATCAGGCGACAGGTTGTTGTGACAACATACAATCAAAATGTTAGGTATCTACCACCTTATGGGAGTTATGCTCTGCtataactttttgttttcatctggTTTGTCTAATAAGTTCTTAGGTCTGGTTTCCCTGATAGGATTTTGATATACTCATATGTCCCCATACTCTCAGTTCACTCCAATAAATGCATAGGGTGGCTCCCCCTTTACTTCCAGTCATTTATCAGTCACTCGAATGGATGGTACTTGGCAGATGTACGGTTTGTGGGTTACCAGGGGTTGCAGTCACACTTTCtcaaaatagagtaaaaaaatctGCTTGAAAATGGAGTCTCATAGGGCAACCCACACATTGATAAACCACAGTTTTATACCACATGGAATAACAGAGAAGGACGTAACTTCATCTCAATATTACACAAACCTAATGTCCTGAGTTGGGACCCCCAGAACCTGCATTCAAGCTGGGTGCAGTAGGGTggatatctgcaatcccagcacactcCTActgagaaatgggaggcggaaaCAGAATTCTTGCAGACTCTTCAGTCAGCTagcttgcctggcatgctcaGTGCAGAtagcccctgtctcaaacaatgcAGGAGGGAAAAACTGTTATCTGAGGGTCATCTgaaatgagtctttttctgtcccaccagccagctcccaaacagtgacacagagacttattattaattatgaaagcttgcccTATATCTTAGGCtcgttcctaactagctcttaaaacttaaattaacccatttatactaATCTATTCTGCCATGTGGCATTCCCTCTCTTCCATTTTGCACCTCTTGTTTTATCTCCATGTTTGGCTgatgactctgcctttcttttcccagtgtcctctctgtctccacaAGCcctacctaacctcttcctgcctagatattggTCATTTAACTCTTCATTAAActaatcacagtgacacatcatTAACAGTGCATGAATATCTCACAACACTTTCCcctttttgttaaaataaaaagaaaggttttaactctaatacagtaaaattatatgcaataagaacaagTATCAAGTGagaattatattcacaatgtccagtttatttgtatttggaaaatttggaaaaaatacTCTCtgttatctatcttatcttggtgagttcaaagttttatatttaattcactttctatcctaacttgtattaccatcctaaaacTACCTTTTTAGACCTCAATACATTTTCTTGGATAAacaatttaagtttttatgtttCCCAACCTTATACACGTtatacctcttttgtgagtttcttttctgaatttggcaacaaggaaaaataactataacTCTCTCATCTTCATCCCCaccagagacccaagaaggatatactattatcTGAGTAAATAgaaagtgcagagcaaacaactttcaaaactatagaaaccacaaagacagatga
This genomic window from Microtus ochrogaster isolate Prairie Vole_2 chromosome 16, MicOch1.0, whole genome shotgun sequence contains:
- the Ccdc3 gene encoding coiled-coil domain-containing protein 3; translated protein: MPLPLLLAVLCLAACPAPARACQLPSEWRPLSEGCRAELAETIVYAKVLALHPEVPGLYNYLPWQYQAGEGGLFYSAEVEMLCDQAWGSMLEVPAGSRLNLTGLGYFSCHSHTVVQDYSYFFFVRMDENYNLLPHGVNFQDAIFPDTQENRRMFSSLFQFANCSQGQQLTFSSDWEIQEDNRLMCSSVQKALFEEEDHVKKLQQKVATLEKRNRQLRERVKKVKRSLRQARKNSRHLELVNQKLNEKLASAGAQQHLNALGREPPRAPYLHG